Below is a genomic region from Nitrosopumilus sp. b3.
ACATCTTCTGGAGCTGAAGATATTCATGAATTAATTGAATCACTTGTAATCAAAAAGGCTGGTATGGCAAGTGGTGGAAAGATGCATACTGCAAGATCTAGAAATGATCAAGTTGCTTTAGATATTAGAATGAAAATTAGAGATGATGTAAACATTATCTGTAATTGTCTTTTAGATACTATTGAAGCCCTAGTCTCTATAGCAAAAAATCATCAAAAAACAATCATGCCACTTTACACTCATCTTCAACAAGCTCAAGCTGGTTTATTTTCTCATTATCTATTGGCCCATGCAGATGTGTTGCTTAGAGACTTTCAAAGACTCTATGGAACCTTTGAAAGAGTTAATCAAAGCCCATTAGGTGCAGGTCCTGTTGGAGGAACTAGCATTCCAATCGATAGACAAAGTACTGCAAAAATGCTAGGTTTTGATGGTATTGTTGAAAATTCAATTGATGCTACAAGTACCCGTGATTTTGTAGCAGAATATGTTGCCATGATTTCAATTTTAATGACAAATCTAAGTAAGATCTCTGAAGATTTTGTGATATGGTCAACATCTGAATTTTCATTTATTGAACTATCTGATGAATTCACATCTCCTTCAAGTGTAATGCCACAAAAAAAAAATCCGGATATCTTAGAATTAACTCGTGGTAAAACATCTGAAATTATTGGAAATCTTACTGCAATTCTTACAACCATTAAAGGATTAGCTTCAGGTTATGGACGTGATTTACAACAGATAAAATCTTCAATATGGAATACATCAAAAATCTCTATTAGCGCATTATTGATTTTAAAATCCATTCTTCTTACGTTAAAAGTAAATGAAAAACAAATGAAAAAAGTTACAGAATCCAGTAATCTTATTGCACTTGATATTGCAGAAAAATTAGTACAGGAAGGAATTCCATTTAGAGTAACTCATAAAATTTCAGGCGTCTTAGTTCAATTAGCATACCAATCAAAAAAACCCATCTCAAAATTAACTTTAGAACAAATAAAAAAATCTGTCTCTGATACTAAAGTAGATCCAAACATTGTATCTAAAATCATTTCAAGTACATCTGTTGTATCCTCCCTTAAAAATAGAAAATCTTTGGGTTCTTCAGGATATGATGAACAAAAGAGAATGATTTCTGATAGAATTCAAAAGATCAACGAATATAGAACATTTGTGACTAAAAGAGAAAATAAAATTAGTTCTTCAATTGAATCCTTGACAAAGCAAGTCGACGAAATTATAAAATAAATAAAAAAAGTAGCGGGTCTAAAGGGATTCGGACCCTTGACAACCGGATTAAAAGTCCGGTGCGCTACCTGGCTGCGCCATAGACCCTCATCAAAAATGCTTTTCGTGTATAATTTAGTCTTTTACAAAATATTTTCTTATGACAGAAACTTTTAATCTGGCAATTTTGTTCAAACAACTTGTGCCCTTGTAGTATAGCCCGGTCTAGAATTCGGCCCTGTCACGGCTGAGACGCGTGTTCAAATCCCGCCGAGGGCGCCATTATTTTTATAATTTCAAAACTATATAGCGATCAATTTGACTTTCCGTGTTTGTTGATGAAAAATTCGTGATCACTTGTTTGTCTACAAGAATATTAAAATTCAGGCAATTTTAGTAAAATTTGATGTCTGAAGAGAAAAAAGAATCTAAAGTAGACGCAAAATCTACAGAAGATTCATCCTCTGAAAAAGCATCTATTGAAGAACCAAAAGTCGATTCAAATGCGGTTGATAAAGTAATTGAAAAAGTAGAGGCATCTACAGAAGCTGCAGAAGCTTCAGCAAAAAAAGCCGAAGAAGCAAACGTAGCTGAAGAAGCAATTTTAAAAGCTGAAGCCGCTGCAAAAGCTGCAGAAGAAGCAGAAGCTGCAGTAAAAGATGCTCTTGCTAAAGCAGAAGCTGCCAAAGCAGAAGCAGAAGCTGCAGCCGAAGAAGAATACAAGGCAATAGCTGCAGAAGTCAAAGCCGATGCAGCTAAGAAAGATGATTTTACATTCAAGCGACAAGGTGAAGAAATCTTTAGAAGGGAAATGGGTGAACCTGAATTTTTCTTAGATAAAAAAGATAGATTCCCAAGACCAATTCTTTCTCAAGATGAACAAGAGTCTTTAACTAGACAAGCTGAAATTCCGCAGGATCAAACTCCTGCATATGTTCCTGAACATGTTCTAAGTCCAGAATTTGGTGGGGTTTCAAATTATGAACGTGGTGTTGATTCATTTTTAGAAGAAGCAAAACTAAAACTAGAAAAATTAAAAAATAATCCAGAATCATCTCAAAAAGAAATTCAAGACACTGAAAATGAAATCATTTACTTGGAATCATTACATGAAAATTTCTATATTGGGATGAATGTTTTTAGAACTGCTAAAGGTGGACGGGATAAAGTTAAGGCATAATAGGTGAATGATGTGGGACAAGTATCTTTTGATGTAATGAATGCGAGAGTAACTTTCAAAAATGTTCCTATACATACATTGGCAAAATTTTCTTTCAAAGATGTTTCAGCAGCATGTCAAGAATTTAAAAAAATTCCTGGCGTAGAAGAATGTGTAATTATTCAATCTGCAACTAGAGTGGAAATCTTCACAGTTAGTAATGTTGAAACTACTGATTCACCAGATGCAAGAAGACCTGAAGGTAAAACACTAGTGTTAAATCAAATTAAGGATACTTGGGTTTCTTTATCATCATTAGAGCAAATTGACATTGATCATTTTGATCAAACCTTAGAAGTTTACAAGGGTGATGATGTTTATCTCAATCTTTTAAGATTGGCCTCTGGATTAGATGCACTAGTTGTTGGATGGCAAAATGTTTTCGATGATGTGGTTAAGTCATTAGCAAATGCAAAAAATGCAGGAACAACTGGTCCAATATTAAACAAATTATTTGAAAGTGTAATTCGATTATCTACTAGAATGAGAGAAACAACCGGAATTGCAAAAGATGTAGTTTCACTTGGTGATGTTGCTGTAAAACTTGTGGATGAAAAAGCCGGTCTTGATTCTAAGAAAAAAGTTTTGGTAATTGGAACTGGTGAATCTGCTGCAACGCTTGTAAAAGCTTTGGATAAAAAAAATATCTCTTTTGATGTCGCTAGTAGAACACTTGAACGTGCAACTGGTTTTACAACAATTCTAGGTGGAACTCCTGTAGATTTTAATGATGTTTTAACAGGTTTTGATAAATATGATATTATTTTTGTTGCAACTACGTGTGATTATTTCTTAATCACGTATGATAGAATTAGATTAGTAATGGAAGAAAAGAAAAAAGGTACACTTGTTTTAGATTTATCAGAACCTAGAACTGTGGATGAAGGAATAACAGCTCTTCCTGGAATTAAATTATTGTTCAGAGATCAAATTGCAGAAATTTATGAAGAAAGTGTACGAACTAGAACAGGTATAATTCCTGCAGTTGAGAAAATTATTGAAAAAGAACTTCCTGTATTATCTGCTAGAATGAAAAGATTAGATGCTTAATTTTCTATAAACCTTGTTTTCTTAAGAGAAATTGCATTACTGCTTCTTTGGAATAATCAATTCCATGTTCCTCATCGGTGTGTGTTCGAAAATCTTCAATTACTTGTTCCATTTCCCCATCTGCAACAAAATCACACTCAAAACCATAATCTCTGCATTTTAGTTGTGCCATACTTTGCTGAAAGATTATCAATATAAAAATCCACAGGTGTGTAACAAATTCAAATACACTAATTTGATATTCATAAAGACTAAACTCTAATTGATAATTATTTAATGAAAATTCTATCCGTAGGATTCGTATTTAATACCAAAACTCCCATCGGGCTTTTTTTCATGTTCAGTTACAAATCCTTTTGGCCCTAAAAATTCGATTACTCCGTCTATTGTTCCTTGATAGCCACAGATATAGATGATAGTATTATCAGGAGTTATTTCTTCACCTACCATCTCTTCGACGGGAGATAAACCCGTCTTTTTATCGGGCTTGAAAAATGATTCTACCCTTCCTACATGACCATTCCATGATCTATTGAAATATTCTTTTGGTCTGCTAATAGCTGCTCTGTATCTGAAATTCCATTTGTCTCTTCCTCTCCTTTCACTTTCTAATTCTAAGTCCGTTAAGAGACGTTTGTAACTTAATTCATCAACATAACTTGCACCGTGTAGTATTACGACTTCTCTTTTATCATTTGTATCGTGAAAATGTTTTGCAAATGCAATAAATGGTGCTAATCCAGTTCCTCCTCCGACACAAATCACTCTTCTGTTATCTTTTTGACCGTTTGGTAATTTGTCACTAATTTGTAATGCTGCTCCTGTAGGTTCACCAAGAGATACCTCATCACCCACACTTAGATAAAATAATTCAGTAGTTACTCTACCTGGAAGTGGTTTTCTAACCCATCTAATCACAAATTCAAAATAGTCTCTATTTTCAGCGTGTGATGCAATTGAATATGCTCTTCTAACAATTTTTTTTTCTGATGGGATTGGAAGCCCTATTGTTAAAAATTGACCTGTTTTGTATTGAGGCATTCCATTTTCTGGTACCAATCTAATAATTACAAGATCTTCTTTTAGTAACTCTCTATAGACTACTTTTGCTTTCATCTCAGTTACCATACTAGATGTTTTTTTGTGACTTTGGATAAATATATTTCTGTTAGAATTTAATTCAAAAATTACATAATTGTTCTAATTTGGTAAAATACTAGTTAAATTAATCATAAAATTTGCAAAAATGATTCATTAAATTATTGATCGATCAGTGATGTTATTTCATCAAGAATTTTCTTGTTTGCAGCTGCAATGAAAGAAACTCTTGTCTCATAACTAAGATCTGAATCAAGTGAATTCAAATTTGTATCCATTAATAGTCCTCCAGCTTCTTTGACAATCAAATACCCTGCAGCAATATCTTGAATTCTGATTTTTCCTCTAAGATCAATAAAAATGTCCATCAATCCTCTTGAAAAAAATGCCATTTCTAGAGCATTTGCTCCAAAGTGTCTTAGATGTTCATTTTTTTCAAAAATTGGAAGAAATCGTTTAACCAGATCACTTGATGCCCCTGAAATATTGATTCCTATTATTTTATAGATTGGAATATTTTTATGCACATTGATTCGTTTTCCGTTAAAAAATGAACCTTTGTTTTTTGAGGCCCAATACATTTCCCCATTTGCTAGATTTTTAATCACTCCGTCTGTAATTGAACTAAGTTTATTTTCTGTTGCAAAGGCTAATGAACTACAGAAAAAAGGAACTCCTCTTACAGCATTTGCAGAACCATCAATTGCATCCATAATTAAATATCCTTTAGGATTATCTGATAATTCGATGCGTCCACATTCTTCACCTAAAACAATACACTCAAAATTAATTTCCTTGAGAAATTCTATTACTGTTTTTTCTGCAATAATGTCTATGTTTCTAGAAATATCTCCCCCTGCACCTCTACCAAAATCTCCAGCTGCATGTTCAGTTCCGGCAAGATCTTTTACATTTTCATAAATTCTATTTGATGCTTCTTGAAGAATTTCTATTACTTCCACATTGAATATTTACCACTTCGTAATTTAAGTGAAGAAAATTTTTGTATTGAAAGCATAAATAACAATAAAGTAGCTTACGTTTGTGAGTGGAAAAGATCAATCTGTCGTAAGCAAAGAAGCTTTGATGAGTACAAAACCTGGAAAACAAATAATGAAACAAGCATTATTCAAATCTAAAGGTTACAAATTATTTAATAAATACAAGGAAGAAACAGAAAATGAATTTCCAAACTTCGCAGAAAGATTTGCTAAGGGTTTACTGAATGAAATTAAATCTGATACAAACCCTAATTCTACCCAACAGGCATTTGGAGATGAAGTAGGTTCATCTGAAATCATTCTAAATTCCTCTGAAATTGAACCAATAAAATCAAAATTAGAGAGCCTTGAAGTATTACAAGATAGAGTCAATCGAATTCTAAATTCTAATTTTGTAAAAATGACATTTCCTGTTTTCAATGGATTGTTTGATGCTGCAGCAGAATTTTCTGAAAGAAACGATCCACAACTAAAACAGGATATGGTTGAAGGACATATTCTAGCAATTGATTTGAGTGAACCTATGGATCGAATTGTAGATAAAGATGAAGACTTAGACTTTCTTGATGATTATAAACTCATGAACCCATATATTCTCAAATTAGCTAGAGATAAAATTTCAAAAGGAGGAGAAAAAGTTCTAAAAGAATTTGAAGATGGATTTAAGGATGCGCGAATTGGGCAATATTTGGATGAGAAATTAAAATCAAAGCCTACAACAATCACTGAAGAAGAAATGACTTTGTCTTACAAAAAATACCGAGCCGTAATGGGTACAGCAGGTAGAAACATGGCTCTGGCAGAACGACCCTTAGGAGAGATTTTCTATTTAGGAATGGCACGAGCTGCTGAAGGTGTTGGATGTGGAAACGAAATCGAAGATTCGATAAAAAATGGTTTTGTGAAAATCCCTTCTTGGCCACTATACTATTCTTTATTGGCAAATGATGTGAAAAAAGGATTTGATGTTACCATGGAAAAAAGTAATTTGTATTTACAAGATGCTAGGCTTACTCTGGATTTATTGCCTGAGAAATTCTCACATAAAGAATTTTTAGAATTTTTATTTTTGACTGTGGAACATTACAATCAATTTTGGTATAATAAATTACAAAAGGCTAACAAGTGGTCTGAATTCCAATCAAAGCTTCCTAAGTGATAAAATTGATGTGGTCTGAAAAATACCGACCTCAGATTATTTCTGATATGGTGGGAAATGAAGAACAACGAGCAGCAATTATGGAGTGGTTTGCTAAATGGAAAAAAGGTACAAAACCGCTTCTTTTAGTTGGTCCTCCAGGCATTGGGAAAACTACTATTGCATATCTTGTAGCCAAGCAATTTGGATATGATATGATTGGACTTAATGCAAGTGATGTTAGAAGTAAATCTCGAATAAATGAAATCCTTATGCCTGTTTTGAGTAATGTAAGTGTCTTAGGAACTCCAATGATTTTTGTTGATGAAGTTGATGGAATTCATGGACGAGGTGATTATGGTGGTGCTTCAGCACTTGTTGATATTCTAAAAGAACCCACAGTACCGATAATTCTTGCAGCAAATAATGACACATTAGATAAAATGAAAAATATCAAAAAAGTTGTAAAGACAATATCATTTAAAAAAATTCCTCCTCGATTACTTAGAGTTTATCTTGAAAATATTTTAAAAAAAGAAAATGCAAAATTAAGTCCTGGTTCTCTAATTAAAGTCATTGATAAATCTAAAGGAGATATTCGTTCAATGATAAATTTCACACAATCATTAGTTACTGGATTTAATCCACAAACAGAAACAACTTTTGAAAATATTAATGTTGAAGATGGTGTTAATGCTTTCTTTAAAGCAAATTCAATTGAAGAAGCTAGAATTGTTTTATACTCTATGCAGATTGATCCTAGAGAAAAAATTAATGCATTTTATTCTAGTATTATGACAAGTAATTTAGATAATTCAAGTCTGGCAAAATATCTAGAAACTATTTCAAATGCTGATATGCTTTTTGGAAAAATTATGAAAACTCAGAACTGGAGACTTTTACGTTATCTTAATGATATTTTGATTAAATTATATCAAAATGATGATAGAATAAGATATGCACAATACAATCTATCGTGGCCATTACTTAATAGAATCCGCTGGGATGGTGCAAAAATTAAAGCACTGTCATCTATAATGGCAAGAAAATTACACATGTCTTCAAGTGCTTTTATAACTTTATGTTTACCATTTGTTTTACATTGTATCAAAAATAAAACTCTTGAATTGGAACTGCAGGAAACTTTTGGAGATATTATTGAAAAGGAGATTGAGATGATTCAATGAGTTGGAGAAAAATACCGATGAAATTTCCTGGTACTTGTATAGTTTGTAATGAAAAAATTGAAATTAATGAGATTGGTTTATGGGCAAAAGGATTGGGAGTAAAACATGAAAAATGTGCTCAAATCAATGAATTACAATGTAGTGTTTGTGGTGGTCCTGCTGGTTGTCTTCAGTGTGAATTTCAGGAAACTTGTGATATTTCTAATGTTTCTCAATTATGCATTTGTAAGAAATGTAGTGAAGAAAAAGATGCTTTTTACTCATATCAAAAATCAACAAACAAGAAATTTCCAATTCTTAACTCATGAAATTCTAAAAAAAACAATGATCTATGATTTTTTTTAAAAATTCCATGATTTTTAATTCTCAAACTAAATTAATATATGAAACCGTTTCAGACTTAGATTACTGTTATGCATTCTGAAAAGATTGAGCGATATTCTAAAAATAACAATACTGCATTTCAAGGCGGTGGACAAGATAGAATTAAGGCTCAGCATGAAAAAGGCAAATTAACAGCTCGTGAAAGAATAAGTCTTTTACTTGATGAAGGTACTTTTACTGAAATTGATCCTTTGACCACGCATCATTACCATGAATATGATATGCAGAAAAAGAAATTTTTCACCGATGGTGTAGTTGGCGGTTACGGAAATGTAAATGGTAGACAAATCTTTGTCTTTGCTTATGATTTCACTGTACTTGGTGGAACACTTAGTCAAATGGGATCTAAAAAAATTACTAAACTCATGGATCATGCAGTACGAAATGGCTGTCCTATTATTGGAATAATGGATTCTGGTGGTGCAAGAATTCAAGAAGGAATTATGAGTCTTGATGGTTTTGCAGACATATTTTATCATAATCAATTAGCTTCAGGAGTAATTCCACAAATAACTGCAAGTATAGGTCCTTCTGCAGGTGGTTCTGTATATTCACCTGCCATGACTGACTTTGTTATTATGGTTGAAAAAGTTGGAACAATGTTTGTTACTGGACCTGATGTTGTTAAAACAGTTCTAGGTGAAGAAATCTCATTTGATGAACTTGGTGGGGCTATGACACATGGTTCAAAAAGTGGAGTTGCACATTTTGTTGCACAAAATGAATACGAGTGTATGGATTATATCAAAAAATTAATCTCCTATCTTCCTCAAAATAATACTGAATCACCACCAAAAATAAAAACTGACGATGATCCTAATAGAATGGATCATAATTTGATTAACATTATCCCCGAAAATCCTCTGCAACCTTATGACATGAAAGAAATAATTAATTCAATTGTAGATAATCATGAATTCTTTGAAGTGCATGAACTCTTTGCACCAAATGTTGTGGTGGGTTATGGAAGAATGGATGGTCAAGTAGTTGGAATAATAGCAAATCAACCAATACATCTTGCGGGTGCACTTGATATTGACTCATCAAATAAAGCAGCAAGATTTATTCGATTTTGTGATGCATTTAACATCCCAATAATCACTCTAGTTGATACTCCTGGATATATGCCAGGTTCAAATCAAGAACATAATGGAATTATTAGACATGGAAGTAAGTTGTTGTATGCATATTGTGAAGCAACTGTACCAAGAATTACTTTAGTTATTGGAAAAGCATATGGTGGTGCATACATTGCCATGGGAAGTAAAAATCTAAGAACTGATGTAAATTATGCATGGCCAACTGCAAGATGTGCAGTTTTGGGAGGAGAAGCTGCAGTGAAAATCATGTATAGAAAAGAACTTGCAAGTGCAGATGATCCTGAAGCACTAAAAAAACAATTAATTGACGAATTTGCCGAAAAATTTGAAAATCCATACGTAGCAGCATCACATGGAACTGTAGATAATGTAATTGATCCAGCTGAAACAAGACCTATGCTTATCAAAGCATTACATATGCTTGCAAATAAGAGAGAAAAACAACTACCAAGAAAACATGGAAATATCAACCTGTGATTAAACATGATTGAAAAAGTACTAATTGCAAATAGAGGAGAAATTGCTTTACGTGTTATTCGAACATGTAAGAGACTTGGAATCAAAACAGTTGCTGTTTATTCTGATGAAGATTATGATTCTATGCATGTTAAACAAGCATCTGAAGCATACTATATTGGAGAAGCAGCTCCTGCAAAATCATATCTCAATCAAGAAAAAATTCTTGAAACCATTTTGTCTTCTGGTGCAGATGCAATTCATCCAGGATATGGATTTCTTTCAGAAAATTCTGATTTTGCAACTACTTGTGAAAAAAATAACATAAACTTTATCGGGCCAACAGGAAAATCTATGGATCTTTGTGGTGATAAAATGCAATGCAAAGCTGCAATGCTTAAAGCTAAAGTACCAACAGTTCCTGGAAGTCCAGGACTCGTAAAAGATGTTGAAGAGGCATTAAACATTGCAAATGATATTCAATACCCTGTAATGTTAAAATCAGTTTATGGTGGAGGAGGTCGTGGAATTAGAATTGTTACAAATGATCAAGAATTACGTGAAGGATTTGAAACTGTTACAAGTGAATCTATTTCTGCAGTAGGTAAATCTGCAATCATTGTTGAAAAATTCCTTGAAAAAACTAGACATATTGAATACCAAATGTGTAGAGATAAACATGGAAATGCAGTTCATATATTTGAAAGAGAATGTTCTATTCAAAGAAGAAATCAAAAACTTATTGAACAAACACCTTCTCCCGTAGTTGATCAAGAAACACGAGATCGAGTGGGTGAATTAGTTGTTAAAGCATCTGAAGCAGTAGATTATACTAACTTGGGGACTGCTGAATTTTTACGAGCAGATAATGGTGAATTTTATTTTATTGAAATTAATGCTAGATTACAAGTAGAACATCCAATCTCTGAGATGGTCTCAGGATTGGACTTTGTTAAACTCCAAATTGATATTGCAAATGGCGAACCATTACCCTTCAAACAAAAAGATCTTAAAATGAATGGTTATGCAATTGAATGCAGAATTAATGCCGAAGACACCTTCTTAGATTTTGCTCCTTCAACAGGGCCTGTTCCAGATGTAACAATTCCATCTGGACCAAGTGTTAGATGTGATACTTACTTGTATCCAGGATGCACTGTTTCACCATTTTATGACTCTTTAATGGCTAAATTATGTACATGGGGTCAAACTTTTGAAGAATCTAGAACTAGAATGCTTTCAGCTCTTAATGACTTTTACATACAAGGAGTAGAAACATCAATCCCACTTTACAAAACAATTTTGAATACTGAAGAATACAAAAAAGGTGAGCTGTCTACTGATTTCTTAAAGAGATATGGAATAATTGATAAATTAACTGACGATCTAAAGAATGAGAAAATTGAAAAGAGTGAAGAAGCTATTGCAGCTGCAATAATTCATTCTGAATATTTTAAGAGCCGTATACAAAATGATTCTAACTCAAGTTCTAATTGGAAATATAAACTGGATTGATGAAAAATGGATTATAAAATATCTGACATTGAAAAATCATTTGAAGGAAAGATTCTTCAAAATCTTGGAAATAATGATTACATTATTAAAATAAATGACAATGAACACAACTTGAAAATCATAAATATGAATTCTCGTGGAATTGAATTTATTTTTGATCAAAAATATCACAAAGCAAAATATCTTGAACAATCGACTAATGAAATGAATATTGTAATTGATAATGTTCCAATTGTTATTAATCGCAACTCTCACCTTGATGAAGTTGTTTACAAGCATTCTGGTGGTGCTGGCTCTGGTAATGCACAGTTGTCACTAAAAAGTCAAATTCCTGGCAAGGTTGTTTCGATTGCAGTTGCAGAAGGAGATTCCGTTAAAAAAGGCGATGTGATATGTACCCTGGAATCAATGAAGATGCAGGTTTCTGTAAAAGCTCACAAAGACGGAGTTATAAAATCAATTAAAGTTAAAGAAACCGCATCTGTCGCTAAAGGCGATGCTATAGCTGATATAGAATAAAAAAGAAATTTTCCTATTTTAGGAAATTTTTAATTTCTTCATAGTTTGGTTCTTTCAATGGATCTTCTGAAACCCATTTGTAACCAATTTTTCCATCTTCCATGATGATGAATACAGAACGTTTTGCAGCATTGTATCCTTTAATGTGAAGTAGATCTGGCATCAATATGTCGTAGTCGCGAATTGTTTTACTTGAATAATCTCCCAATAAAGGAAATTTGAAGTTATTTTTTTCTGCAAATGCTTTATTAGCAAATGGGCCATCGTTACTGATTGCAATTACTTGAGCACCTTGATCTGCAATTTCTTGCCATGAGTCTCGTAAAGTACACAATTCGGCTTCACAAACTGGTGAACTAGCAGCAACTATGAATGATAAAACAATTTTTTTACCCTTAAATTCATCCAAAGTCCGCAATTTCAATTCTGTATCTGGAAGTTCAAAGTTAGGAGCTGTATCTCCAATGTTCAAAGTCATGATCGCAGTAAGTTAATGGTCTATAAAGTACTTTAGAAAATAATTTTTTTCAAAACTTGATCGGAAAAAAGGAAGAATACCTTTTTATACAAAAATCAGAGTCAGAAGATAAATTGGTCGGGGAATTAGCGGGCAATTATAGTACCGTTGTATTGATGTTTGGCTTTGCTGTGGTAGCAATGGCTCCGGCACTAATTATTTCAAGAATGATTTCTCCGAGAAAAAGAAGTAATCCTGTAAAATTTTTACCAATGGAATGTGGCCAAGTTCCAACTGGTGAAGGAAGAACTCATTTCATGATGCAGTATTATCCTTACATTCTGATGTTTGTTGTTTTTGATGTAATGGCAATATTCTTGTATGCGTGGGGTAGTGCTCTTTTGGAGCTTCCCAAGAGTGCAACACTTCCTATGATGGGATTTTTAGCAATTATGTTTGGCGCAATGGCATTTGCATTATATCAATCAGGGAGGAGAAGAATATGGTAGTTTTTTATATAAATTGCATTTACGAGGATAGGGGATAAAATTGCTTAAAGATTTAGTTACACCAGAAAACGCAAATGTCTTTGTCGGAAAACTAGGGGACATTTTAGAAAAAGCAATTGATAAACCATTGGGCTATGCCATCAATTGGGGTAGAATTTGGTCACTCTGGCCTGTCCACATTGAAACAGCTTGTTGCAGTGTTGAATTTGGCGCAGCATCCAGTCCTAGATATGATGTTGAAAGATTTGGTATCATTGAAGCATTTGGTTCACTTAGACAATGTGATCTAGTTGTAGTTCAGGGAACTATTACACGAAAAATGGCACCACGTCTTAGATTAGTTTATGATCAAATGCCAGAACCAAAATATGTTATTGCTATGGGAGCTTGTGCAATTACTGGGGGATTGTATTTTGATTCATATAATGTACTTCCAGGAATTGATGGAGTTATTCCAGTTGATGTATATGTTCCAGGTTGCCCACCTAGACCTGAAACTCTGATTCAAGGATGTATGTTATTGCAAGAG
It encodes:
- a CDS encoding redoxin domain-containing protein yields the protein MTLNIGDTAPNFELPDTELKLRTLDEFKGKKIVLSFIVAASSPVCEAELCTLRDSWQEIADQGAQVIAISNDGPFANKAFAEKNNFKFPLLGDYSSKTIRDYDILMPDLLHIKGYNAAKRSVFIIMEDGKIGYKWVSEDPLKEPNYEEIKNFLK
- the nuoB gene encoding NADH-quinone oxidoreductase subunit NuoB, with translation MLKDLVTPENANVFVGKLGDILEKAIDKPLGYAINWGRIWSLWPVHIETACCSVEFGAASSPRYDVERFGIIEAFGSLRQCDLVVVQGTITRKMAPRLRLVYDQMPEPKYVIAMGACAITGGLYFDSYNVLPGIDGVIPVDVYVPGCPPRPETLIQGCMLLQEKIKRMKARKFV
- a CDS encoding NADH-quinone oxidoreductase subunit A, with the translated sequence MFGFAVVAMAPALIISRMISPRKRSNPVKFLPMECGQVPTGEGRTHFMMQYYPYILMFVVFDVMAIFLYAWGSALLELPKSATLPMMGFLAIMFGAMAFALYQSGRRRIW
- a CDS encoding biotin carboxylase N-terminal domain-containing protein, with amino-acid sequence MIEKVLIANRGEIALRVIRTCKRLGIKTVAVYSDEDYDSMHVKQASEAYYIGEAAPAKSYLNQEKILETILSSGADAIHPGYGFLSENSDFATTCEKNNINFIGPTGKSMDLCGDKMQCKAAMLKAKVPTVPGSPGLVKDVEEALNIANDIQYPVMLKSVYGGGGRGIRIVTNDQELREGFETVTSESISAVGKSAIIVEKFLEKTRHIEYQMCRDKHGNAVHIFERECSIQRRNQKLIEQTPSPVVDQETRDRVGELVVKASEAVDYTNLGTAEFLRADNGEFYFIEINARLQVEHPISEMVSGLDFVKLQIDIANGEPLPFKQKDLKMNGYAIECRINAEDTFLDFAPSTGPVPDVTIPSGPSVRCDTYLYPGCTVSPFYDSLMAKLCTWGQTFEESRTRMLSALNDFYIQGVETSIPLYKTILNTEEYKKGELSTDFLKRYGIIDKLTDDLKNEKIEKSEEAIAAAIIHSEYFKSRIQNDSNSSSNWKYKLD
- a CDS encoding acetyl-CoA carboxylase biotin carboxyl carrier protein subunit translates to MDYKISDIEKSFEGKILQNLGNNDYIIKINDNEHNLKIINMNSRGIEFIFDQKYHKAKYLEQSTNEMNIVIDNVPIVINRNSHLDEVVYKHSGGAGSGNAQLSLKSQIPGKVVSIAVAEGDSVKKGDVICTLESMKMQVSVKAHKDGVIKSIKVKETASVAKGDAIADIE